The window TAAAAACCTCTACCAGAACAAACTTTTTCTCCTTTCATGTGACCCGACCCGACATGACGCCTGACGGCCGCCCAATGCACTGTGGCGGCCGACGGGTCGATGACAAACTGCACCTGACGGCTCGCCCCCAAGGCCAGAACGAAGTTGCCGCAGGCCAGTCAGAGCACACTGTCCCTGATCGTGTCGTAGCACAAGtaagcacaaaaattttgaccaataattagaagtactaaataaaatcaatttacaaaactaactccacaattctgcgctacttcgcgagacgaacctaatgaggcctttgaccgcacgattagaggatgattactgtagcatcacccatccgtgaaaaggttttgcaaataaactttgtttagtacttcatgcatgtgagatttttttctcgaaaatTGTGTGCGCTACTCGTGCTACCTAAGCTGTCCATGCCCTTTCTCCTTTAGTtgtaaaaatcaaaattccaaaactatcatattgaaaatgaattttacatacatgaagtattaaatgtagatgaaataaaaaacaaattacatagtttatttgtaaattgcgagacgaatctaatgagcctaattagtctatgattagacactaaattgctacagtaaccgctaCAGTacatatgtgctaatgatgaattaattagtcttaataaatttttcccgtggtttacagacgaattctgtaattagttttataattagtctatgtttaatattttaaatgtgtAAAGATTCTATTTTAGAAACTTTACCGCTGCATCTAAACGAGGCCATGATGGTGTAGTACACGTCCGTGGCCACCTCTTTGGCTCTGCTTGGAATTCACTGAGAACATTTTGAGCTTCAGTAAGAATATTTTAAGGACATGGGATTCAGTAATTTCGATTGTGAATTTGTGACTGTTCATCTCTAGAGCTTAACTGATTCATGTGAAATTCAACTTTTTTCAAACTTCAAGCTGCCATGTGTGTCAAAGATAGATCATCCATGATCCATCTCACTTGTTAGTTTGTTACACTTCTCGGTTCCTTGTTCCAACTTCCAACACTTTGGAGTTTGAATCATTTGGAGCATCCGGCTGATTTTTACAAAAAAAGTAGACGCAATCGCGGAACAAAAGAATATGCAAGAACAGGAGCTAGCTCCTCTTACGACCTTTCATCTCTCACTGATTACAAAACTACCACTATAATCACTCTGCTCGCTTCGGATCATCagctcgtcgccggccggccgcgatcTGTCCCCGCACTCCACGCACCGCCCCTCCTCGGAGCCGCCACCGCAGCCCACGCCCAAGGCCAGGTCGTCGGCGTCCAGGGCCCGGACCGAAGACGACGCCGGCGTGGCGAGGAACGTCGGCCTCTCGTCGCCGGCCATGATGACCACCACGTGCTCCCGCCAGCGATCCccggcgggcccggcctcgccggccgccgcggccttccCGTCGCCACGCCGGCTCCCCGCGCCGCCATGCCGCGCGGCGCCTTCCGACTCCCCATCGGCGAGGAGGCTGCCGGAGAGCTTCCAGTAGGAGCAGGCCAGGGCTAGCAGCGCCAGCGCGATGAGCCCCAGCATCGCGGCCAGCCCGCCGAAGAGGAACGGCACCGGGGACTGCCACGGCGAGTGCGGCGCCTGCAGCGtcgcgctcgagctcggcgacgccgccgccgcggggacgtAGCCCATGGCCATGGGGTGCTCGCCGCCTGCAGGCCACATGGTCTTGTACTCTTGTTGATCTTCTA is drawn from Panicum virgatum strain AP13 chromosome 1N, P.virgatum_v5, whole genome shotgun sequence and contains these coding sequences:
- the LOC120654827 gene encoding protein GLUTAMINE DUMPER 2-like — encoded protein: MWPAGGEHPMAMGYVPAAAASPSSSATLQAPHSPWQSPVPFLFGGLAAMLGLIALALLALACSYWKLSGSLLADGESEGAARHGGAGSRRGDGKAAAAGEAGPAGDRWREHVVVIMAGDERPTFLATPASSSVRALDADDLALGVGCGGGSEEGRCVECGDRSRPAGDELMIRSEQSDYSGSFVISER